DNA sequence from the Lycium barbarum isolate Lr01 chromosome 5, ASM1917538v2, whole genome shotgun sequence genome:
CCCTTTTGACTATACAGGGGACCCTGTATACTCTTCCATTTTACTATATCTTTATTATTGCTTCTTGGGTGTTTTTAACTTTATCCATAGTGTACTTAAGCTGTAAATATATACACtctttcaccaaaaaaaaaataaaaaaaaattaaagaattgATTTTTATCCCTTCTCTTCATCAGTAAAAAAAGAAAGCTGTTCAAGAATGGTGTATTAAGAGTACTAAAAGTAGTACATAATCTGAAATAAGGTATCTTTTTCCTCCTTACCTACTTTTAGTCtgtttttgtttttcttctcTATATTAGaacgtgggggggggggggggggggtcctgtTGTTTGGTCTGACTAGGGTTTTACTTTAAATGAGCTAGTTATGGTGCTGAAAGTTAATGACTTGTTCAATTTACTGATTGTGAACAGTTCTTTTTGAGCTCTTTGTTGAactgggattgtgttttcttggACATTGGGgtgggactttttttttttttttggtaaatttgAAAGCTTTGCTTGGGATTTTGTGAAATGCTTTGGAACTAGCTGTTTCCTGATGGACTTTTTGTACTTGTTTTTTTGCTAGTTCTATCTTCTTTATGAATTAGAGATGTTCCTAGTTAGTACTTTACTTTTCTTAGCATTTCTTTTTGTACTTTAGTCTTAGTTCAAAATTTTGTAGATGAAGAAGAGTCTTGGTTTTAATTGTTCTAATTGTTCACCTGCTTGGTTGGATGATCTTTGTTGGAGATAATCAAATACAGGACAATGAGAACTTCTTTAAGTAGCCATCATGTTGAATTCCAATGTTTTAGGTTGTTTTCTTGATACTCAAGTGGTGTGGAGAAGTTAATTTTGCTACACTTTCAAAGATATGGATATAGCAAGCAAGAATGAGAGTGAACAAGAAAAGAGGAATGAAGAAGTCTCAATGAACTATCAGTCACCAAATATTTCTTCAGAATGGCAATTAAGTGGTAGCAATTTGACAAATGCATCTATGGGAATAATGAATCCTAGTAGTACCAATCAGATGGTTGATTCATTTTGCACTACTACTTGGGATCAATCTACCAATTCACCAAACTTAGGTTTCTGTGATGCTAATGTTCAAATAAATCCTAGCACTACAAATCCACTAGGAACACTGGGTCCTAGTTGGACTCCATCAAATCCGATGTTGAAAGGGGGCATGTTTCCACCTCCCGGTCCGGTGATGCTTCCGCAGTTTCCGGCTGATTCAGGTTTTATTGAAAGAGCTGCAAGGTTTTCTTGCTTTAGTGGAGGGAACTTTGGTGACATGATGAACCCTTTTAGCATCCCTGAGTCGATGAATCCGTATCATAGGGGACCAGCACCAATGCAAGGTCCTCAAGAGGTTTTGGCATGTAATGGTTTGAAATCACCTCAGAAGCAGCACTTGAGTAATGTGGACACTGAGAAAAGCCCCCTCAAGAATGAGAAAAAGAGTGAAAGTTTTGCTAGGTCTCAGGATGAAGCAAAAGAAGTTGTTGGAGTCTCTGGTAATGAGTCTGATGAAGCTGGATGTAGTGGCCGTCGAGAAGAAACAGAGGGTGCTGGTGAGGAGTCTTATGGAAAGAATATCGGctcaaagaaaaggaaaagaggcGGTCAGGTATGGCTATTGTTAGTATATTTCCTTCGATCGTTCACAAGATTGTTCCTTTTTGAATATTCTTGTCATTTTGGCAGGATACTGAACCTGCTAAGGATCAAATTGAAATTCAGAAAGGGGAGCAAAACCCGAATTCAATTTCTATCAAGCCTGGTGGAAAGAATGGTAAACAGGGGTCTCAATTTTCAGATCCAACGAAAGAAGAATATATACACGTTCGAGCTCGAAGAGGCCAGGCAACAAATAGCCATAGTCTTGCAGAAAGAGTATGACTTTATAGTTAGAAACTTCTGGGTCATTGAATCTCATATTTTATCTGTCTTGGTACTGACTTTTGAAGTGTATTTTTAACAGATAAGGAGGGAGAAAATCAGTGAACGGATGAAATATCTTCAGGATCTTGTGCCTGGTTGCAACAAGGTTAGTATTATTGGAATCTACTAATAGGTGTAGCCTATATTAGAAATTTTAGTTGGCACTTATTTGAGAAAGAGGTGGTGATTGCAGGTCACCGGCAAAGCTGTGATGCTCGATGAGATCATTAACTATGTACAGTCTCTGCAAAGGCAGGTTGAGGTATGCAATTTAacaacttatatttctttttcaagtttctCCGATCTTACTCTTCACATTAATAACGGTGCCTGATTTCCTTCAGAATCCCCAATCGTCAAAAGATTTAGTGATGATTTGATTGCTTCACATAGTGCCGTCTTGATTATCCTGGTGGCTGCATAATCTGTAGTACTTGCATTTGAGCTGCAAATGTGTGAACTCTAGCTTTTGATTGGTCTAAGGGGGTCATTTGGTTCGAGACAAGTTATGTTGGGATTAATAATGCTGGCATTATTTCTTAGGTTTGGTGTATTAAAAATAgcatgcattgcataatttctaaTAGTACTGGATAGGGTGTATAAGTTggtgtataagaatagtactggTATTGTTAAATGCCCTGGTTTACTATGTATAAGGATAGTACTGAATAGGGTGCATAAGTAATACTGTATTAGTAGTACTTGACTTAATTTTGCAATCAAACATTGTATTAAAAATTTATACAAGCATTATTCTACCTAATACACCCTACCAAATGAGCCTTAAATGTTTTTGCTAATATGTGTATGCTGCAAATACATTTTCTTattctaaaaagaaaagaaaaagtagagAATAAGGACCTTCTTATGTTTATTCTGCGCTTAAGGATGACTAGACTCCTTTTTGTTTCAGTTCCTCTCAATGAAGCTTGCAACAGTAAACCCACGGCTAGATTTTAATATTGATGGGCTCCTGTCAAAAGATGTAAGTACTTCACTCTTCCGAGAATGACGTGTAGCTGAGCATTATGGATAATTTCCTCCTAATGCTTGAATAAACATATACCCTTGTTGCAGATCCTCCAGTCTCGAGCAGGTCCTTCATCCTCACTCGCCTTTCCACCTGATATGACCATGCCATATCCTCCCTTACATCCATCACAAGCTGGAATTCTTCAATCTGGTCTTCCTGGTTATGGAATTCCTAATGATGCATTTCGTAGAGCCATCAATCCCCATTTAGCCACTACTAGTTGTGGGCCTGGTGACTACAAGGATCCTTCATCTCAGGTAATATTTGTGATTCTTGTATGTTCTTGTGGAACATAAAAATGAAGGCTTAATACATCGACAACCCTTTAAACTTGTCAAcaaatttcatttagacattCAAACTATAACCTGTTCCACCTGAACAAATGAAAAAATGTTCCTATTAGACATTTTCGGTTATATTTTTTGGAAGAACATCGCGTGTGCTCTCAAGTGTATATTAGGTATTTAAGTTAACCAAATAAAATATGTCACCTCCTTGAATTATACATATTAGCCTTAATTGGAACAAGCCTGAGGTTTTACGGCTTATTGAGGCTAATGCGTATAATTAAACGAGGTCACATATTTTAAGTGGTTGGACACTTGAAAACACATGcagaagtttttcaaaattttaaccGAAAGTGTCTAACAAgaacactttatcatgtgttcaggtgCTCAATTGGAACAACTCGTTGTttgagtgtctaaatgaaactTACTGATAAATTTAAGAGGTTGTTGTGTATTAAGCCAAAGATGTATGCATGATTCTTTGGACTATTATAGCATAACTAATGTTGATCGATGGTCTACTAACCATGTGGATTAATTTGCATAATGTCCAGGCTCCGAATGTATGGGATAATGAGCTACATAATGTTGTCCAAATGGGATTAAATTCAAGTGCACCCTTATCTAGTCAAGATTTAAGTGGTATTTAGACTTCCCTGCGTGATTTTGTACGATAAATTAGCATCATCTTCTCTAGTAATCCCGAAATTCTCTGTTTGTAGGTTCTCTGTCATCAGGACAGATGAAAGCAGAATCTTGAACTCATCATTGATACCATGCGTTATTGGGGGATTGAGGTGCACTGATTGTGTTTTTTGTGTTGGATAAAGAAAACATCTGGAAGTGTGTCACACTGAGAGCTCTTCCTATTTCACATTGAACAAGACCTCCATCAAGTAGTTCCCAGTGAGTCTGTACAGCAAGTGCATAATGAGTTTTTGTTAATGGTGCATTCACCTCCTTTTCATAAGTGACACAATCGGCTACCACGAGAGTGAAAATTTGTTCCACGAGATTGTCGTTCTTCCATCAACAACTACAATtgaaggttcaagaactagtgtTTTGTCGATACATAGTTGTTTtcttgaatctcttgttttgggGGGTGGAGGGGGAAGGATGGTTTTATTCCTGGTCATTCCATGTGGAAGAACTTGAAAATTGTATGGCCTGGGGAAAGTAAATGATGTTACAtgcttcttttcttccaaagcattcttttcttccaaagcaTTCTTTACTATAAAACTTTGTTCAGTTACTGCAAAAAATAAGCACTATATCTGATTTTGTTGACTATAAAGTGGATTATCTCTCCATGGTCCTCTTAATGCTTTCCTTGTCTGCTATATAATACAGCAAATGTGCTAAGAAAAATTGCCATGCATGGTACTTCTGAGACTTCCTGCCCCCAATATCATTTCAATCAGTGAATGATTCTTCTTTTCCAGATCATATTTTCTGCATAAAGACTGTTTAGTTGCTACATTGGACATAAAAGTTAAATTCGACGCTATCCCAGTCTTGGTGGATATAATTACCCGGTATTCACGGATATTGAAAGAATAAATTTGGAATCTGATTTGTTGACCGTAAGGTGGGCTGTCTTATCAGTGATCATCTCAGTGTTTTCTTTTATCAGCCATAGCACAAAAGACATGCTGGAAAAGGGGCCTTTATGTTGATATCTGAAACTTCCTACCCGCATTATCATTTCAATCCGGGAAATGGGGGGTCATGGAATTCATAAACAATTGAATTACAATTCTGAATTGATAAGATTCTATGTCAGATGTTTGATCATCTTATAAGTTtccagaaaataaaataaaataaagcatCCCAGTGGGACAAAGGGAAAAGAGagttcatgttacaagtttccaGATGTTTGATCATATCACTAAGGGGTGGTTTGGTTATGGGGATTAGGATGCTAATTCTGATATTACATGTGAAATTGTATTTATCCATCGTTTGATTATTGATTAATGTCGGTATAAATGTTATATCAAGATTTTGGTATTGTCATGCCTtatcttgagccgagggtcttttggaaacaacctccctacctcccaaggtagggtaAGTTTGCGTACACTCgaccctccccagactccacttgtgggatcatattgggtatgttattgttgttgttattattattattatcaagaTTTTGGTATTATCTATTCCATATAGAAGGTGAGAGATGAGAGTATATTTTTGATATAACCTTGTTTTGAATAAAACGATCTTAAATATATTAAATGGAAATAGTTAAGACTTTCTGGAGGATTTCAAAAGGATATATATATCAGGTAACCAGTTGGATAAAAGAATCAGCTATGGTGCTCTGAGGATTACAATCAAATTTTAAAGTTGGTAGCATGTTGTGTCCCCATATTAATCTAGATTTTAAAGTGATCTGATCTTTATGACTTGCAAGGTGATAAAGCTACTTTTCAGGTTTCTATCTACTTGCCAAATGGTGGTGCCTCTTATATTATTCAGCTTGATGTAGCGTCTTCTTACTAGTTTCATGATGTTGAGAGGAACAATAAAGTGTCAAATGGACGAGTTGAGTTACATTTAAGTTGATTAAAACGGATTGAATTAATAAACGAGTTAGTCATAATCCACTCAAAATTTGCTTGGATAAAAAAGATGGCCAGCTCAATATCATGTGCTAAAAGCCATCCCTATCTGTCTAACTCATATCATCTTTCATTTGTTTTAGAGAAAAGACATTATTTCCCCCCTAAACTTTAAACTTGGTCGCATAACTCACTTTAGCAATTTAACTTAACCGACATTTATTTAACCCCCCTAAACaactttcaagttaattaaatacCACCTTATACGTGCAATATCAGTTTCATGGTTAGAAGGTGCTATACACGTGCACCGCATAAGTGTCACCTCAACGACACGTCATTAACACGTCAGATAGtctctcttttctctttctcctcctcctcctcctactctctcttcttttctttttctttct
Encoded proteins:
- the LOC132641905 gene encoding transcription factor bHLH49-like; the protein is MDIASKNESEQEKRNEEVSMNYQSPNISSEWQLSGSNLTNASMGIMNPSSTNQMVDSFCTTTWDQSTNSPNLGFCDANVQINPSTTNPLGTLGPSWTPSNPMLKGGMFPPPGPVMLPQFPADSGFIERAARFSCFSGGNFGDMMNPFSIPESMNPYHRGPAPMQGPQEVLACNGLKSPQKQHLSNVDTEKSPLKNEKKSESFARSQDEAKEVVGVSGNESDEAGCSGRREETEGAGEESYGKNIGSKKRKRGGQDTEPAKDQIEIQKGEQNPNSISIKPGGKNGKQGSQFSDPTKEEYIHVRARRGQATNSHSLAERIRREKISERMKYLQDLVPGCNKVTGKAVMLDEIINYVQSLQRQVEFLSMKLATVNPRLDFNIDGLLSKDILQSRAGPSSSLAFPPDMTMPYPPLHPSQAGILQSGLPGYGIPNDAFRRAINPHLATTSCGPGDYKDPSSQAPNVWDNELHNVVQMGLNSSAPLSSQDLSGSLSSGQMKAES